In Kitasatospora sp. NBC_00240, the following are encoded in one genomic region:
- a CDS encoding phosphatidylglycerol lysyltransferase domain-containing protein: MSVPVSVEPPPPPPPRRSGFQTLRTQAASVPRAWLPGAVGYACLLIGLLDVASAVFPKLRRTRMHSFAGQLPGGTTTLAAVGTLMVGLLLVLLAHALRRRKQRAWRAVCVLLPIGAALHILRWHQVGPAVVSLVLLAVMLVHRGEFYAKADPRTRWRAVANLIVMGAVSMLLGLLIVSVRWKAEIHDPSMLDRLQHVVYGLFGFEGPIDYNSDRISDLVAYLLGALGLLTAGTTTYLALRPEKPEPELTAEDEEKVRALLARHGDRDSLGYFALRRDKSVLFSPTGKAAISYRVVSGVMLASGDPVGDVEAWPGAIKVFMAEAREHAWVPAVMGCSETGGEVWTREAGLDALELGDEAIVDATTFSLAGRAMRNVRQMVKRIERNGYSCKVRRVSELDPEEKFRIAEAAARWRGTDTERGFSMALGRFGDPGDDDCVVVTAHKAPEEDGLGDTPEDDLKAVLHFVPWGPDGISLELMRRDRAADPGLNELLIVAALQAVPALGVRRVSLNFAMFRSALARGERIGAGPVLRAWRGLLVFSSRWFQIESLYKFNAKFQPAWEPRFLVYPQTRDLPRIGFAAMQAEAFITLGMPKFGRKRQRQGLMPAPARPQVTEAA, from the coding sequence ATGAGCGTTCCCGTGTCCGTTGAGCCGCCGCCGCCCCCGCCGCCCCGCCGCAGCGGGTTCCAGACGCTTCGTACCCAAGCGGCCTCCGTGCCGCGGGCCTGGCTGCCCGGCGCGGTCGGGTACGCCTGTCTGCTGATCGGACTGCTCGACGTCGCGAGCGCGGTGTTCCCCAAGCTCCGCCGGACCCGGATGCACTCCTTCGCCGGGCAGCTGCCCGGTGGGACGACCACCCTCGCCGCCGTCGGCACCCTGATGGTCGGCCTGCTGCTGGTGCTGCTCGCGCACGCCCTGCGCCGGCGCAAGCAGCGCGCCTGGCGGGCCGTCTGCGTCCTGCTGCCGATCGGCGCCGCCCTGCACATCCTGCGCTGGCACCAGGTCGGCCCCGCGGTCGTCTCGCTGGTGCTGCTCGCGGTGATGCTGGTGCACCGCGGTGAGTTCTACGCCAAGGCCGACCCGCGCACCCGCTGGCGGGCCGTCGCCAACCTGATCGTCATGGGCGCCGTCAGCATGCTGCTCGGCCTGCTGATCGTCAGCGTCCGCTGGAAGGCCGAGATCCACGACCCGAGCATGCTGGACCGCCTCCAGCACGTGGTCTACGGGCTGTTCGGGTTCGAAGGGCCGATCGACTACAACTCCGACCGGATCTCCGACCTGGTCGCCTACCTGCTCGGCGCGCTCGGCCTGCTCACCGCCGGCACCACCACGTACCTCGCGCTGCGCCCGGAGAAGCCCGAACCCGAGCTGACCGCCGAGGACGAGGAGAAGGTCCGGGCGCTGCTCGCCCGGCACGGCGATCGGGACTCGCTCGGCTACTTCGCCCTGCGCCGGGACAAGAGCGTGCTCTTCTCGCCGACCGGCAAGGCCGCGATCTCCTACCGGGTGGTCTCCGGCGTGATGCTCGCCTCCGGCGACCCGGTCGGCGACGTCGAGGCCTGGCCCGGCGCGATCAAGGTCTTCATGGCCGAGGCCCGCGAGCACGCCTGGGTGCCGGCCGTGATGGGCTGCAGCGAGACCGGCGGCGAGGTCTGGACCCGCGAGGCGGGCCTGGACGCGCTGGAGCTCGGCGACGAGGCGATCGTCGACGCCACCACCTTCTCGCTCGCCGGGCGCGCCATGCGCAACGTCCGCCAGATGGTCAAGCGGATCGAGCGCAACGGGTACTCGTGCAAGGTCCGCCGGGTCTCCGAGCTCGACCCGGAGGAGAAGTTCCGGATCGCCGAGGCCGCCGCCCGCTGGCGCGGCACCGACACCGAGCGCGGCTTCTCGATGGCCCTGGGCCGCTTCGGCGACCCGGGCGACGACGACTGCGTGGTCGTGACCGCCCACAAGGCGCCCGAGGAGGACGGCCTCGGGGACACCCCCGAGGACGACCTGAAGGCCGTCCTGCACTTCGTCCCGTGGGGGCCGGACGGCATCTCGCTGGAGCTGATGCGCCGCGACCGGGCCGCCGACCCCGGCCTCAACGAGCTGCTGATCGTGGCCGCCCTGCAGGCCGTCCCCGCCTTGGGCGTGCGCCGGGTCTCGCTGAACTTCGCGATGTTCCGCTCCGCGCTGGCCCGCGGGGAGCGGATCGGGGCCGGCCCGGTGCTGCGGGCCTGGCGCGGGCTGCTGGTCTTCTCCTCGCGCTGGTTCCAGATCGAGTCGCTGTACAAGTTCAACGCCAAGTTCCAGCCCGCCTGGGAGCCGCGCTTCCTGGTCTACCCGCAGACCAGGGACCTGCCCCGGATCGGCTTCGCGGCGATGCAGGCGGAGGCCTTCATCACCCTCGGCATGCCGAAGTTCGGCCGCAAGCGCCAGCGCCAGGGCCTGATGCCCGCCCCGGCCCGCCCGCAGGTGACCGAGGCGGCCTGA